The Pochonia chlamydosporia 170 chromosome 1, whole genome shotgun sequence genome window below encodes:
- a CDS encoding peptidase M4, thermolysin (similar to Cordyceps militaris CM01 XP_006669214.1) yields MSCHCFIVPPHLLKAIAASTHNSEDIRKTAQHCVEFHEKLIEARRERLAVLTQPRGARGEVPALRASPFIPEGVLEQLSIADDVDEVTRTRAKRDLEHAQSLISAKGFEPHEGAQSLAKPKKGPKDAPYRAVYDAERTTDEDKLPGTLKRAEGQPKNKDKAVNEAYDNVGAVLKFYKEKYKWNSIDNKNCDVISSVHFGESYENAFWDPDRLQMVFGDGGEFLNNFTNCVDVIGHELTHAVTEHTSPLDYQDQPGALNEHISDVFGIMIKQLTEDEKADKADWLIGEGCLLPDVKGLALRSMKAPGTAYNDPRFGKDPQVDNMINYEKTYEDNGGVHIFSGIPNKAFYLASVAFGGYSWEKAGQIWWKAMNSGKIPARCSFKQFADVTVDCAEEEFGEDAARIVRDSWLKVGVTRSI; encoded by the exons ATGTCTTGCCACTGTTTCATTGTGCCACCTCACCTGCTCAAGGCCATCGCAGCCTCAACTCACAATTCGGAGGACATTCGCAAGACTGCTCAGCATTGTGTTGAGTTCCATGAGAAGTTGATCGAGGCTCGACGAGAGCGACTTGCTGTCCTAACTCAGCCCCGCGGTGCTCGCGGTGAAGTCCCTGCCCTTCGTGCCTCGCCATTCATTCCGGAAGGAGTGCTGGAACAGCTATCTATAGCTGACGACGTTGACGAAGTTACCCGCACCCGTGCCAAGAGGGACTTGGAGCATGCTCAGTCTTTGATCAGTGCCAAAGGtt TTGAACCACACGAAGGGGCACAGTCCCTCGCTAAACCCAAGAAAGGCCCAAAGGATGCTCCTTATCGAGCTGTTTACGATGCCGAACGCACCACGGACGAGGATAAGCTTCCCGGAACGCTGAAGCGCGCGGAGGGTCAGCCCAAGAATAAGGACAAGGCTGTGAATGAGGCTTATGACAATGTTGGCGCCGTGCTGAAGTTCTACAAGGAGAAGTATAAGTGGAATTCGATCGACAACAAAAACTGTGATGTCATTTCGTCAGTTCATTTTGGAGAGAGCTATGAAAATGCTT TCTGGGACCCAGACCGTTTGCAAATGGTTTTCGGCGATGGTGGAGAGTTTTTGAACAACTTCACTAACTGCGTGGACGTTATCGGACACGAGTTGACCCATGCAGTCACCGAGCACACCAGCCCTCTTGACTATCAAGACCAGCCGGGGGCCTTGAATGAACACATCTCTGATGTTTTCGGGATCATGATCAAGCAGCTGactgaggatgagaaggctgACAAGGCTGATTGGCTTATCGGCGAAGGATGTCTCTTGCCTGATGTCAAGGGCTTAGCTCTCCGCAGCATGAAGGCTCCAGGGACTGCTTACAATGATCCCCGATTC GGTAAAGATCCTCAGGTCGACAACATGATCAATTACGAAAAGACGTACGAGGACAATGGCGGGGTACACATTTTCTCCGGCATTCCAAACAAAGCGTTTTACCTTGCATCTGTCGCCTTTGGAGGTTATTCTTGGGAGAAGGCAGGGCAGATCTGGTGGAAGGCTATGAACAGTGGCAAGATTCCGGCCCGTTGCAGTTTTAAACAATTTGCGGATGTTACTGTCGACTGTGCTGAAGAAGAATTTGGCGAAGATGCGGCCCGTATCGTTCGAGATTCGTGGTTGAAGGTTGGGGTCACTCGAAGCATCTAG
- a CDS encoding meiotic helicase (similar to Metarhizium acridum CQMa 102 XP_007809087.1): MSYLQTPASSHPNHPLDDGTKSDRPSAKDMDSSIHQIQMRYKLSPVTMKTLCSASSSPDRREVLYKSCLASEFRSFPLKQTERNFFREINDHTAIPYTVKDTIGQPWHKVFLLVQIDLLHNGWPNKISASARKELYQERGRIYSLLDRILRCLTDILGCRLDASGLNTSLDVLRSIKSGVWESAGQELLLVDGIGAVKMEKLCRSGIKTIHQLAGLDFCQVERLMSRNPPFGHNLLQQLAGFPQLSCQFETIREYTPIARPPHGDGRMVALKPGLFMCRIVLKYGNSQLPLWNKNNPWVTLVVDGENGRLLWFWRGSVTELTGEKELLIGIEVKKGEKIGLKLACEEIVGTMAQSTHQIP; this comes from the coding sequence ATGAGTTATCTCCAAACTCCCGCTTCTTCTCACCCAAACCATCCCTTGGATGACGGGACCAAATCAGATCGTCCAAGCGccaaagacatggactcCAGCATTCACCAAATACAAATGCGATATAAGCTCTCCCCAGTCACGATGAAAACTCTTTGCAGCGCCTCGTCAAGCCCGGATCGTCGAGAAGTCCTCTATAAGTCTTGTCTCGCGAGTGAGTTTCGGTCTTTCCCGTTGAAACAAACCGAGCGAAACTTCTTCCGAGAAATAAACGATCATACGGCTATACCATATACTGTCAAAGACACAATCGGTCAGCCCTGGCATAAGGTGTTTCTGCTGGTTCAGATAGATCTTCTCCACAATGGCTGGCCCAACAAAATTTCCGCCTCGGCGAGGAAAGAACTCTATCAGGAAAGAGGCCGAATATATTCGCTTCTGGATCGAATCCTACGATGCCTAACAGATATTCTGGGATGCAGACTGGACGCGAGTGGCCTAAACACATCATTGGACGTGTTGCGGAGTATTAAATCAGGGGTCTGGGAAAGCGCAGGCCAAGAGCTACTTTTGGTTGATGGTATCGGTGCCGTGAAAATGGAGAAATTGTGTCGGAGCGGCATCAAGACCATTCATCAACTGGCAGGACTTGATTTTTGCCAGGTTGAGAGGCTGATGAGTCGCAACCCGCCGTTTGGCCACAATTTGCTGCAACAACTTGCAGGCTTTCCGCAGCTATCCTGCCAGTTTGAAACAATCCGCGAGTACACGCCAATTGCGCGACCTCCACATGGTGACGGTCGAATGGTGGCCTTGAAGCCAGGGCTCTTCATGTGTCGGATCGTGCTGAAGTATGGTAATTCCCAGCTACCACTCTGGAATAAAAACAACCCTTGGGTTACCTTGGTAGTAGATGGCGAGAATGGCAGACTTTTGTGGTTTTGGCGCGGAAGCGTGACAGAGCTCACCGGGGAGAAAGAACTGCTTATCGGCATAGAAGTCAAAAAGGGCGAAAAGATTGGGCTTAAGTTGGCGTGTGAAGAGATAGTCGGTACAATGGCTCAGTCAACGCATCAGATACCCTGA